In one Lolium rigidum isolate FL_2022 chromosome 3, APGP_CSIRO_Lrig_0.1, whole genome shotgun sequence genomic region, the following are encoded:
- the LOC124703907 gene encoding uncharacterized protein LOC124703907: MSAVHGSARLPPPVARNPLLHDSGLLNSTTFISDHRNETTAGTLTRAGLTIQVSFVFADPPRLSYFCVYCLNRYEIPFAKAPKVVSSVEDTALIQVLLTTEDSPQYFLYRARGPNGRPSLDLLPDIHRYSQTEILCVPLGFVSHDNHKQFVMAALSYGTWDGEYNLHTIGSNPDSTWSKKLLQVEIPNGLTANSALIEPTKVIALGGGLLGWVDLWKGMVICDVLNPAAKAYFVPMPKLLPNNNELYGNQYSARPLRDITVSRDYIRCVEFEQVLKLRPTTVPAVTDPWDMDELQDSELAIVPPQEEEEVYDVVGWRLITWYRSLTWNGWRKGSMVHSDDLGIISLPQLGGGSCPLNEPFKNLKTASPTLSDDDVVYLVCMLKEDDQAVWIATIDTRSKSVGEVVPFSAEGTVIYDPTFIPCVLSKYLDAKSDGSQGGKRNASHVPHSRNISKWKKQRQLLSQAELEEQQPLPHLLQHSSAAVVMPVNSPQCV; the protein is encoded by the exons ATGTCCGCCGTCCACGGCTCCGCGCGACTCCCTCCACCGGTCGCCCGGAACCCCCTCCTCCACGACTCGGGTCTCCTGAACTCGACGACCTTCATCAGCGATCACCGGAACGAAACCACAGCGGGAACCTTGACGAGAGCGGGCCTCACAATCCAGGTATCGTTCGTCTTCGCTGATCCGCCGCGTCTCTCCTACTTCTGCGTCTACTGCCTTAACCGCTACGAGATCCCGTTCGCAAAAGCGCCGAAGGTCGTGTCCTCTGTGGAGGACACGGCCCTCATCCAAGTCCTGCTCACCACCGAAGACTCGCCGCAGTACTTCCTCTACCGGGCCAGAGGGCCCAACGGCAGGCCGTCGCTTGACCTGCTCCCGGACATACATCGGTATTCTCAAACAGAGATTCTGTGTGTACCCCTTGGTTTCGTCTCCCATGACAACCACAAACAATTCGTCATGGCGGCTCTTAGCTACGGAACATGGGATGGAGAGTACAATCTCCATACCATCGGTTCCAACCCGGATTCTACGTGGTCCAAGAAGCTGCTTCAGGTAGAGATTCCAAATGGCCTTACCGCGAATTCGGCATTGATCGAACCCACCAAGGTGATTGCCCTTGGAGGTGGACTGCTTGGCTGGGTTGATCTCTGGAAGGGCATGGTGATCTGCGACGTGCTCAATCCCGCAGCCAAGGCGTATTTTGTCCCTATGCCGAAGCTGCTTCCCAACAACAACGAACTCTATGGCAACCAGTATTCTGCACGGCCACTTCGTGACATCACTGTCAGTCGTGATTACATCAGGTGTGTTGAGTTTGAGCAAGTGCTAAAACTCAGACCCACAACTGTACCAGCTGTTACTGATCCCTGGGACATGGATGAACTCCAAGACTCGGAACTGGCTATCGTTCcaccccaggaggaggaggaagtttaTGATGTCGTTGGTTGGAGGCTCATCACATGGTATAGGTCACTCACTTGGAACGGTTGGCGCAAGGGTAGCATGGTTCACTCCGATGACCTTGGTATCATCTCCTTGCCTCAGCTAGGAGGTGGTTCATGTCCTCTAAATGAGCCATTCAAGAACTTGAAAACAGCTTCTCCCACTCTGAGTGACGATGATGTTGTTTACCTCGTGTGCATGCTGAAAGAGGACGACCAAGCTGTGTGGATTGCCACTATTGACACTAGGAGCAAGTCAGTGGGAGAGGTTGTGCCGTTTTCTGCAGAGGGGACTGTAATTTATGATCCAACCTTCATTCCCTGTGTACTGAGCAAATATCTGGATGCTAAATCAG ATGGATCCCAGGGAGGCAAGCGAAATGCTTCTCATGTCCCACACTCACGAAACATCAGCAAGTGGAAGAAGCAACGGCAGCTCCTTTCACAGGCAGAACTAGAAGAGCAGCAACCACTACCGCACCTCCTGCAGCACTCATCAG CGGCGGTGGTGATGCCAGTCAACTCTCCACAGTGTGTCTGA